In Serratia marcescens subsp. marcescens ATCC 13880, a single genomic region encodes these proteins:
- a CDS encoding Rrf2 family transcriptional regulator, whose product MSTSTRFAVAIHILTNITLCRGQTVRSEDIARSVNTNPTVVRRILGALAEAGLTYSQMGQGGGALLARPAEAISLLDVYRAVEDQPYFMLHRARPNDACYIGHAITPVLEQEFARVGHALEASLAQTSIAEMAGQVERQAGYPFVPCSSQYQADTQ is encoded by the coding sequence GTGTCTACCTCTACGCGATTTGCCGTTGCCATCCATATTCTGACCAACATCACGCTGTGTCGTGGCCAGACGGTGCGTTCCGAAGATATCGCGCGCAGCGTCAACACAAACCCGACGGTGGTGCGGCGGATCCTCGGCGCGCTGGCGGAGGCCGGGCTGACCTATTCGCAGATGGGGCAAGGCGGCGGGGCGCTGCTGGCGCGGCCGGCAGAAGCGATCTCGCTGCTGGACGTGTATCGCGCGGTGGAGGATCAACCTTATTTCATGCTGCACCGCGCCCGGCCTAACGATGCGTGTTATATCGGCCACGCTATTACCCCAGTGCTGGAGCAAGAGTTTGCGCGCGTTGGTCACGCGCTGGAAGCCAGCCTGGCGCAAACCAGCATCGCCGAAATGGCCGGGCAGGTCGAGCGGCAAGCCGGCTATCCTTTCGTCCCTTGTTCATCGCAATATCAAGCGGATACGCAATAA
- a CDS encoding AcrZ family multidrug efflux pump-associated protein, with the protein MLEMIESLATVVVLVPVMVAVLLGAIYGLGEVFNVFSAIGRKNNG; encoded by the coding sequence ATGTTAGAAATGATTGAAAGCTTGGCCACCGTGGTGGTCCTGGTGCCGGTAATGGTGGCCGTCTTGCTCGGCGCGATTTACGGTCTGGGTGAAGTGTTCAACGTCTTTTCCGCTATCGGCCGAAAAAATAACGGCTGA
- a CDS encoding amino acid ABC transporter ATP-binding protein yields the protein MSASIHINRVRKFFSGTEVLKNISLTIPAGSVTVILGPSGSGKSTLLRCINHLEKLDGGTIRVGEQLIGYRQKGRHLYELKEAEVAEQRKSIGMVFQQFNLFAHRTVLQNVSDAPQRVKKEKKAEAQERAKQLLARVGLEHRINAWPRELSGGQQQRVAIARALAMNPQVLLFDEPTSALDPELVGEVLQVMKDLAHSGMTMVVVTHEIGFAREVADQIVFMDQGKVVETGSVQQVLDAPGHERTRNFLATVL from the coding sequence ATGAGCGCATCCATCCACATCAACCGGGTGCGGAAATTCTTTTCCGGCACCGAAGTGTTGAAAAACATCAGCCTGACCATTCCGGCGGGTTCAGTGACGGTGATCCTCGGCCCTTCCGGCTCCGGCAAATCCACCCTGTTGCGCTGCATCAACCACCTGGAAAAGCTGGACGGCGGCACCATTCGCGTTGGCGAACAGCTGATCGGCTATCGTCAAAAAGGCCGGCATCTGTACGAGCTGAAAGAAGCCGAGGTGGCCGAACAGCGTAAAAGCATCGGCATGGTATTTCAGCAGTTCAACTTGTTTGCGCACCGCACCGTGTTGCAAAACGTCAGCGACGCGCCGCAGCGGGTGAAAAAGGAAAAAAAAGCCGAGGCGCAGGAACGGGCGAAGCAGTTGCTCGCCCGCGTCGGGTTGGAACATCGCATCAACGCCTGGCCGCGTGAACTGTCCGGCGGCCAGCAGCAACGCGTCGCCATCGCCCGCGCGCTGGCGATGAACCCGCAGGTGTTGCTGTTTGATGAACCGACTTCCGCCCTCGATCCTGAATTGGTTGGCGAAGTGCTGCAGGTGATGAAAGACTTGGCGCATTCGGGCATGACGATGGTGGTGGTCACGCATGAAATCGGCTTCGCCCGCGAAGTGGCCGACCAGATTGTCTTTATGGATCAGGGAAAGGTGGTTGAAACGGGCAGCGTGCAGCAGGTTCTGGACGCGCCGGGACATGAGAGGACGCGCAACTTCCTGGCGACGGTATTGTAA
- a CDS encoding amino acid ABC transporter permease — protein MSGQHPVDDAELSIVGHRHYGRWLSALVVLLIVGVIINSMLHNPRFEWSVVAENLTEASILNGVLMTLKLTVISVVFGFAGGVLLALMRLSANPVLVAVSWFYTWFFRAVPMLVQLFLWYNIAALYPRISLWIPFLGEVASAPTNTLISTFSAAVIALVMHQSAYAAEIVRAGIQSVGSGQLEAAKALGYRRGQILWRVVLPQAMRTILPPAGNEVIGQLKTTAVVSVIALQDVLYSAQIIYQRTYEVIPLLLVATLWYLAMTSILSIGQYYVERYFGRGTQATRSGGFFLNRKAPQGGEQ, from the coding sequence ATGAGTGGGCAACACCCTGTCGACGACGCGGAACTGAGCATCGTCGGCCACCGGCATTACGGGCGCTGGCTCAGCGCCCTGGTTGTGCTGCTGATCGTCGGCGTTATCATCAATTCCATGCTGCACAACCCGCGCTTTGAATGGTCGGTGGTGGCGGAAAATCTGACCGAGGCGTCCATCCTCAACGGCGTGCTCATGACGCTGAAGCTGACGGTGATTTCGGTGGTGTTCGGCTTCGCCGGCGGCGTGCTGCTGGCGCTGATGCGCCTGTCGGCCAATCCGGTATTGGTGGCGGTAAGCTGGTTCTACACCTGGTTCTTCCGTGCGGTGCCGATGCTGGTGCAGCTGTTCCTGTGGTACAACATCGCCGCGCTTTATCCGCGCATCAGCTTGTGGATCCCGTTTCTGGGCGAAGTCGCCAGCGCGCCGACCAATACCCTTATCAGCACCTTCAGCGCGGCGGTGATCGCGCTGGTGATGCATCAGTCGGCCTATGCGGCGGAGATCGTGCGCGCAGGCATCCAAAGCGTCGGCAGCGGCCAGCTGGAAGCCGCCAAAGCGCTGGGTTACCGTCGTGGGCAAATCCTGTGGCGCGTGGTATTGCCGCAGGCGATGCGCACCATCCTGCCGCCGGCGGGCAATGAGGTGATCGGGCAGTTGAAAACCACCGCGGTGGTGTCGGTGATTGCCCTGCAGGACGTGCTGTATTCGGCGCAGATCATTTACCAACGCACCTACGAGGTCATCCCGCTGCTGCTGGTCGCCACCCTGTGGTATCTGGCCATGACTTCGATTCTGTCGATTGGCCAATACTACGTGGAGCGCTATTTTGGCCGCGGCACGCAGGCAACGCGCAGCGGCGGGTTCTTCCTCAACCGCAAAGCCCCTCAGGGAGGTGAACAATGA
- a CDS encoding ABC transporter substrate-binding protein, translating into MKTTFKRTVLSLLLASSTLAPLAAAHAAEGDVPFKAAVKAAADPALHDSLPDAIKKAGYIVAGTNPNTPPTTFYQADNKTLAGREIDVMSAIADRLGVAIHWKDTGGFDNIIPGLKSGRYDVALANIDANKKRFQQVDFVGYYNASKLALIARKDAALGPYTELAQLCGQTVGAGAGTSQITRLQQASDQCVAAGKPAITMPIFPDRPAGVQAVISGRVPMFFGPYEGLRYQATHVKPLTLAGDINIDGTTVAIALPKGSELVKPVQAALNSLIADGSYQKILDGWDIGFGAVKTAGINEEIAK; encoded by the coding sequence ATGAAAACCACATTCAAACGTACCGTACTGTCCCTGCTGTTGGCTTCCTCCACGCTGGCGCCGTTGGCCGCAGCTCATGCCGCTGAAGGCGATGTTCCCTTCAAGGCGGCGGTGAAAGCTGCCGCCGATCCGGCGCTGCACGACAGCCTGCCTGACGCTATCAAAAAGGCCGGCTATATCGTTGCCGGCACCAACCCGAACACCCCGCCGACCACCTTTTACCAGGCGGACAACAAAACGCTGGCCGGGCGTGAAATCGACGTGATGAGCGCGATTGCCGATCGCCTGGGCGTGGCGATCCACTGGAAGGACACCGGCGGTTTCGACAACATCATCCCCGGCCTGAAGTCCGGCCGTTATGACGTCGCGCTGGCCAACATTGACGCCAACAAAAAGCGCTTCCAGCAAGTGGACTTCGTCGGCTATTACAACGCTTCCAAGCTGGCCTTGATCGCCCGCAAAGACGCTGCGCTTGGCCCTTACACCGAGCTGGCCCAGCTGTGCGGCCAGACCGTCGGCGCCGGCGCAGGCACCTCGCAGATCACCCGCCTGCAGCAGGCCAGCGATCAATGCGTCGCCGCCGGCAAGCCGGCCATCACCATGCCGATCTTCCCGGATCGCCCGGCCGGGGTGCAGGCGGTGATCAGCGGCCGCGTGCCGATGTTTTTCGGCCCGTATGAAGGGTTGCGCTACCAGGCCACCCACGTTAAACCGCTGACGCTGGCCGGTGATATCAACATCGACGGCACCACGGTGGCCATCGCCCTGCCGAAAGGCTCCGAACTGGTGAAACCGGTGCAGGCGGCGCTGAATTCTCTGATCGCCGACGGCAGCTACCAGAAAATCCTCGACGGCTGGGATATCGGTTTTGGTGCCGTGAAAACCGCCGGCATCAATGAAGAGATCGCAAAATGA
- a CDS encoding LLM class flavin-dependent oxidoreductase → MSTSPSTPSRQLRLGLFVQALGHHIGGWRAEGASGSPTDIDWFTWIAKKAEEGTFDMFFVGDALATSVHRLPSTMSRLEPLTLLAALAVNTRHIGLAATASTTFDQPFHLARAMTSIDHISHGRAAWNVVTSFSSDAARNFSREDLPSHAERYEVAREFLEASYKLWDGWEKDAIVRDKQNGVYAIDEKIHAANHKGKHFSVQGPLNISRSPQGRPVIIEAGSSPAGQQLAAETAEVVFTAAASLEEGQAFYRSQKKYVADAGRNPDHLLILPGVMPIVGRTKEEAQETWYQLNQLVDIDNGIEQLSARFGFDLSDYPLDGPVPNVGATEGGQSRVKLLTDLAARENLTLRELAAVAAGSRGHRVVVGTAEEIADDFQLWLEQQGADGFNIMPAVLPNQLELFVELVIPELRRRGLFREEYQHATLRENLGLPEPAINFANVKSA, encoded by the coding sequence ATGAGTACTTCACCTTCAACACCATCGCGCCAACTCCGTCTCGGCCTGTTCGTTCAGGCGCTGGGGCACCACATCGGGGGATGGCGCGCAGAAGGCGCCAGCGGTTCACCGACCGATATCGACTGGTTCACCTGGATCGCAAAAAAAGCCGAAGAAGGCACCTTCGATATGTTCTTCGTCGGCGACGCGTTGGCAACCAGCGTGCACCGCCTGCCCTCGACGATGTCACGCCTGGAGCCGCTGACGCTGCTGGCGGCGCTGGCGGTCAATACCCGCCATATCGGGCTGGCGGCGACCGCCTCCACCACGTTCGATCAACCTTTCCACCTGGCGCGCGCCATGACCTCCATCGACCATATCAGCCACGGCCGTGCCGCCTGGAACGTGGTGACCTCATTCTCCAGCGATGCGGCGCGCAACTTCAGCCGTGAAGATCTGCCGTCGCACGCCGAACGCTATGAAGTGGCGCGGGAATTCCTCGAGGCCAGCTACAAACTGTGGGACGGCTGGGAAAAAGACGCCATCGTGCGCGACAAGCAAAATGGCGTGTACGCCATCGACGAGAAAATCCACGCCGCCAACCATAAGGGCAAGCATTTCTCGGTGCAGGGCCCGCTGAACATTTCCCGCTCGCCGCAGGGGCGGCCAGTGATCATTGAGGCCGGCTCTTCCCCGGCCGGCCAACAGCTGGCGGCGGAAACCGCCGAAGTGGTGTTCACCGCCGCCGCCAGCCTGGAAGAAGGACAGGCTTTCTACCGCAGCCAGAAAAAATACGTGGCCGACGCCGGCCGCAACCCGGACCACCTGCTGATCCTGCCAGGTGTGATGCCGATTGTCGGCCGTACCAAAGAAGAAGCGCAGGAAACCTGGTATCAGCTGAATCAACTGGTGGATATCGATAACGGCATTGAGCAGTTATCGGCGCGCTTTGGTTTCGATTTAAGCGATTACCCGCTGGACGGCCCGGTGCCGAACGTGGGCGCCACCGAAGGCGGCCAAAGCCGCGTGAAACTGCTGACCGATCTGGCCGCGCGGGAAAACCTGACGCTGCGCGAGCTGGCGGCCGTCGCGGCCGGTTCGCGCGGCCACCGCGTGGTGGTAGGCACCGCCGAAGAGATCGCCGACGACTTCCAGCTGTGGCTGGAACAGCAAGGCGCAGACGGCTTCAACATCATGCCGGCGGTGTTGCCTAACCAGCTGGAACTGTTCGTCGAGCTGGTGATCCCGGAGCTGCGCCGCCGTGGCCTGTTCCGTGAAGAGTATCAGCATGCAACCCTGCGTGAAAACCTGGGTCTGCCGGAACCGGCAATCAACTTCGCTAACGTAAAATCGGCTTAA
- a CDS encoding MmgE/PrpD family protein, giving the protein MSLSITAQFAHLILNSQPDQTALSAARRGVKDYFACALPIARGALSDAGLAAIGTTFPPNGSENRALRYGYVSHSLDFDDYHPALRGHPSTVVLSALLALNGESDNVTELLTAYVIGVEAAGRLGLAAGTQHYVLGFHSTATLGAVAACAAVARYLQLDQRQTQIALGLAATQAAGLRSQFGSAAKPLHAGLAARNAVNAALLAQAGFIGQPEGVLDSLLASHGDGRQKPECLTAGWGTPWRILQPGLEFKRYPTCGGTHSAAEAALALRERLLEQGDALAEIALVEVSFPPGADTAPYIRQPATGVEARFSLEYVIADALYHGEVTLTHYGEQPVDAAIAALAAKVERHADPAAPPDALDPEMRFHRLTLTLQDGRQISDIVTRKQTAARPTDLDAKLRAILQLLPGLEGESVIRDCALMSPGALPRLIALLN; this is encoded by the coding sequence TTGTCATTATCGATAACCGCCCAATTCGCTCATCTGATATTGAACAGCCAGCCGGATCAAACCGCTCTGTCAGCCGCTCGCCGCGGCGTGAAAGATTACTTCGCCTGCGCATTGCCGATTGCCCGCGGGGCGTTGAGCGATGCCGGTCTGGCAGCGATCGGCACGACGTTTCCGCCGAACGGCAGTGAGAACCGCGCATTGCGCTATGGCTATGTCAGCCACTCGTTGGACTTCGATGATTACCATCCTGCGCTGCGTGGCCATCCGAGCACCGTAGTGCTCTCCGCCCTGCTGGCGCTGAACGGTGAGAGTGACAATGTCACTGAACTGTTAACCGCCTATGTCATCGGCGTAGAGGCCGCCGGCCGGCTGGGATTGGCCGCTGGCACGCAACATTACGTGCTGGGTTTTCACAGCACCGCCACACTGGGCGCGGTCGCCGCCTGCGCCGCCGTGGCGCGTTATCTGCAGCTTGACCAGCGGCAAACGCAGATTGCTCTCGGCCTGGCGGCCACCCAGGCGGCGGGCCTGCGCAGCCAGTTCGGTTCGGCGGCCAAACCGCTGCACGCCGGCCTGGCGGCACGCAACGCGGTCAACGCCGCCCTGCTGGCTCAGGCCGGTTTCATCGGCCAACCGGAGGGCGTGCTGGACAGCCTGCTGGCTTCCCACGGCGACGGCCGGCAAAAACCGGAATGCCTGACCGCCGGCTGGGGCACGCCCTGGCGCATCCTGCAGCCGGGGCTGGAGTTCAAGCGCTACCCGACCTGCGGTGGCACTCACAGCGCGGCCGAGGCGGCGCTCGCCCTGCGCGAGCGGCTGCTGGAACAAGGCGACGCCCTTGCAGAGATCGCCCTGGTTGAGGTCAGTTTTCCGCCCGGCGCAGATACCGCGCCCTATATTCGCCAACCGGCCACCGGTGTGGAAGCGCGCTTTAGCCTCGAATACGTCATCGCCGATGCGCTATACCACGGCGAGGTCACGCTGACGCATTACGGCGAACAGCCGGTCGATGCGGCTATCGCCGCCCTGGCGGCAAAAGTTGAGCGCCATGCCGATCCCGCGGCCCCGCCGGACGCGCTCGATCCGGAGATGCGCTTCCATCGCCTGACCCTGACGCTGCAGGACGGAAGGCAAATAAGTGACATAGTCACAAGAAAGCAAACCGCCGCCCGGCCGACAGACCTCGACGCCAAGCTGCGCGCCATTTTGCAGCTGCTTCCGGGCCTCGAAGGCGAGAGCGTTATCCGCGACTGCGCGCTTATGTCCCCTGGCGCGCTGCCGCGACTGATTGCATTGTTAAATTAA
- a CDS encoding LysR family transcriptional regulator: MDNLSGVSVFVQAAETLSFVEAGRVLGISASAVGKSIARLENRLGTRLFHRSTRSMTLTAEGRLFLHRCQRILGELAAAEREISDTHSAPRGKLRVSLPLVGGLLNPVLAEFVRRYPEIELETDFSDRRVAVIEEGFDAVIRVGDTEDSRLMSRQLGTFHLQLVAAPDYLRRAGIPRQPAELRDHACLLYRFPTTGKVETWPVAGGDKLLDEGLGKRTVCNTVDTLIYLAEQGLGIACLPDFAVREAMEQQRLQPVLGDQCRHSGSLKILWPSSKHLTPRLRAFIDIMSVRLFSA; the protein is encoded by the coding sequence ATGGATAATCTGTCTGGGGTGAGCGTCTTTGTGCAGGCCGCGGAGACGCTGAGTTTCGTTGAGGCCGGGCGCGTGCTCGGCATTTCCGCTTCCGCGGTGGGGAAAAGCATCGCCCGCCTGGAAAACCGGCTGGGCACGCGCCTGTTTCACCGCAGCACGCGCAGCATGACGCTGACCGCCGAAGGCCGGCTGTTTCTGCACCGCTGTCAGCGCATTCTCGGGGAATTGGCGGCGGCGGAACGGGAAATCAGCGATACGCACAGCGCCCCGCGCGGCAAGCTGCGTGTCAGTTTGCCGCTGGTGGGCGGCCTGCTGAATCCGGTGCTGGCGGAATTTGTTCGGCGTTACCCGGAGATTGAGCTGGAAACCGATTTTTCCGACCGTCGAGTCGCGGTGATCGAAGAAGGGTTCGATGCGGTGATCCGCGTGGGCGATACCGAGGACTCTCGCTTAATGAGCCGCCAACTGGGCACGTTTCACCTACAGCTGGTGGCGGCGCCGGACTATCTGCGCCGGGCGGGAATACCCCGCCAGCCGGCAGAACTGCGCGATCACGCCTGCCTGTTATACAGATTCCCCACCACCGGCAAAGTCGAGACCTGGCCGGTGGCGGGCGGAGATAAACTGCTCGACGAAGGCCTGGGCAAGCGCACGGTATGCAATACCGTCGACACGCTGATTTACCTGGCGGAACAGGGCCTGGGCATCGCCTGCCTGCCCGATTTCGCGGTACGGGAGGCGATGGAGCAGCAGCGGCTCCAACCCGTGCTTGGCGACCAATGCCGACACAGTGGCAGTCTCAAAATCCTCTGGCCTTCCAGCAAACATCTTACACCGCGTCTCAGGGCATTTATCGACATCATGAGCGTTCGCCTTTTCTCGGCCTAA
- a CDS encoding serine hydrolase domain-containing protein encodes MNEYGSTGNAIDGAIEQALREKRLVGAVVLVAQGGEIVYRRAAGMADREAGKPMALNTLFRLASVSKPIVSTAALALMAQGAMRLDDPITRWLPNFRPRLADGTQPLLTLWHLMTHTAGLSYRFFQPEGGFYARLGVSDGMDDASVSLQENVRRIACAPLLAPPGAAWRYSIATDVLGAVIEQASGLPLAQAVNKWVTGPLAMTDTDFLAVDAARLAAAYADHPGEPRRLRQPDRLPFIDGSAGFHLSPARALDPQAYASGGAGMVGSAEDFLRLLETLRQGGGQVLPAEWVTAFTSNQIGDLPMPFWPGRGFGLGITVLKDPVAAHTPESVGTWRMGGTYGHSWFVDPVRQLSVVAFTNTALEGMSGAFVGEICQAVYAATGAMQCA; translated from the coding sequence ATGAATGAATACGGATCCACCGGCAACGCGATTGACGGCGCGATAGAGCAAGCCTTGCGCGAAAAACGATTGGTTGGCGCGGTCGTTTTGGTGGCGCAGGGCGGTGAGATCGTTTATCGCCGCGCGGCGGGCATGGCGGATCGCGAAGCGGGCAAGCCGATGGCGCTCAATACGCTGTTTCGTCTGGCCTCGGTGTCCAAACCGATCGTGTCCACGGCGGCGCTGGCGTTGATGGCGCAAGGCGCCATGCGGTTAGACGATCCGATCACGCGTTGGCTGCCGAATTTTCGCCCGCGGCTGGCGGACGGCACCCAACCGTTGCTGACGCTATGGCATTTGATGACCCACACCGCCGGATTAAGCTACCGTTTTTTCCAGCCGGAAGGGGGATTCTATGCCCGGCTCGGCGTCTCCGACGGCATGGATGACGCGTCTGTCAGCCTGCAGGAAAACGTGCGGCGCATTGCCTGCGCCCCTTTGCTGGCTCCGCCCGGCGCGGCGTGGCGCTATTCTATCGCCACCGATGTGCTGGGCGCGGTTATTGAACAGGCGAGCGGCCTGCCGCTGGCGCAGGCGGTCAACAAATGGGTGACCGGGCCGTTGGCGATGACGGATACCGATTTCCTGGCGGTGGACGCCGCGCGCCTGGCGGCCGCTTACGCCGATCATCCCGGTGAGCCACGCCGCCTGCGCCAACCGGATCGTTTACCGTTCATCGATGGCAGCGCCGGTTTTCATCTGTCACCGGCGCGTGCGCTGGATCCGCAGGCGTACGCCTCCGGCGGCGCCGGCATGGTCGGTTCGGCGGAGGATTTCCTGCGCCTGCTGGAAACGTTGCGCCAGGGGGGCGGGCAGGTGCTGCCGGCCGAATGGGTGACGGCGTTCACCAGCAACCAAATCGGCGATTTGCCGATGCCGTTTTGGCCGGGACGCGGGTTTGGCCTGGGCATCACCGTGCTGAAAGATCCCGTCGCCGCGCACACGCCGGAGTCCGTCGGGACCTGGCGAATGGGCGGCACCTATGGCCACTCGTGGTTCGTCGATCCTGTCCGGCAGCTCAGCGTGGTGGCGTTTACCAACACGGCGCTGGAGGGGATGTCCGGTGCTTTTGTCGGCGAGATTTGTCAGGCGGTCTATGCCGCGACGGGAGCGATGCAATGCGCCTGA
- a CDS encoding MFS transporter gives MRLMPPIFFLALGLFGVYCIEFGVVGILPLIIARYGISTAQAGWLVGIFALTIALLGPLLVLLASQFNRKRMLLIALTVFAAASALAAQVDSFAMLMLLRIVPALFHPIYFSLAMVAAAALYPPHQAPKATAYAFIGTSMGMVLGIPLTQWIAGQFSYEASFRFCAWVNLLAALGLLWRLPDAAVQRLSYGKQLAILRSGTLWLNITTCVLIFAAMFAVYAYAAEYLSREIGLSRGVIGFLLVAFGVGGVAGNLLAGRWLSRHRAVTVLLHPLALIAAYALLYRYGSVNIGSMTALCLYWGAAHTSGLIVTQIWLTAEAPQAPAFATGLYIAFINLGVAVGALAGGGFITAWGLQGSLLCGALFAALAVITIAARLRLQRQATVALRRSSPSPAGTSRFPHPPAR, from the coding sequence ATGCGCCTGATGCCGCCGATTTTCTTCCTCGCGCTGGGGCTGTTCGGCGTTTACTGCATCGAGTTCGGCGTGGTGGGCATTTTGCCGCTGATCATTGCACGGTATGGCATCTCCACGGCGCAGGCCGGCTGGCTGGTCGGGATCTTCGCCTTGACTATTGCGCTGCTCGGGCCGCTGTTGGTGCTGTTGGCGTCGCAATTCAATCGCAAACGCATGTTGTTGATCGCGTTGACCGTGTTTGCGGCGGCCAGCGCGCTGGCCGCACAGGTGGACAGCTTCGCCATGCTCATGCTGCTGCGCATTGTGCCGGCGTTGTTTCATCCGATCTATTTTTCACTGGCCATGGTGGCGGCCGCGGCGCTTTATCCGCCGCATCAAGCTCCCAAAGCAACCGCCTATGCGTTCATCGGCACCAGCATGGGCATGGTGCTGGGGATACCGCTGACGCAATGGATCGCCGGACAGTTCAGCTATGAAGCGTCGTTCAGGTTCTGTGCCTGGGTGAACCTTCTGGCGGCGCTGGGATTGCTGTGGCGTTTGCCTGATGCGGCCGTGCAGCGCCTCAGCTATGGCAAACAGTTGGCAATCCTGCGCAGCGGTACGCTGTGGCTGAATATCACTACCTGCGTGCTGATCTTTGCCGCCATGTTTGCCGTCTATGCTTACGCGGCCGAGTACCTCAGCCGCGAAATCGGTCTCAGCCGCGGCGTCATCGGCTTTCTTCTGGTGGCGTTCGGTGTGGGCGGCGTCGCGGGCAACCTGTTGGCCGGCAGATGGCTGAGCCGCCACCGTGCGGTGACGGTGCTGCTGCATCCGCTAGCCTTGATTGCGGCTTATGCGCTGCTGTATCGCTATGGCAGCGTGAATATTGGCTCGATGACGGCGCTTTGCCTGTATTGGGGAGCGGCGCACACCAGCGGTTTGATTGTCACGCAGATTTGGCTGACCGCCGAAGCCCCGCAAGCGCCGGCGTTCGCCACCGGGCTGTATATCGCCTTTATCAATCTGGGCGTGGCGGTGGGGGCGCTGGCGGGCGGCGGGTTTATCACCGCGTGGGGGCTACAGGGCAGCCTGCTGTGCGGAGCCTTGTTCGCCGCGCTGGCGGTGATTACGATCGCCGCCAGGCTGCGGTTGCAGCGGCAGGCTACCGTTGCGTTGCGTCGATCATCGCCATCACCTGCCGGAACATCGCGCTTTCCGCATCCGCCAGCTCGTTGA
- a CDS encoding alpha/beta hydrolase: protein MNIDLTFEDLSARAVQYNARASVEDFDACMAEYAALAQRAKAQTPGIYDLRYGMSAAERLDLFPASAQPAPLLIFIHGGYWHSQRKEEACSMAAAFARRGVAVATLEYTLAPEATLAEIVHEVRSAVAWLYHHGAPFGIDPARIFVSGSSAGGHLCGMLIADGWQQRYRLPPDAIKGALALSGLYDLRPLCDIYINDWLHLTPEQAQTLSPLFLLPEKDHAPQILLDVGQRETQGFKNQTQAYYDACLAHGLDVQLLADRHCNHFTLVNELADAESAMFRQVMAMIDATQR, encoded by the coding sequence ATGAACATCGATCTGACGTTTGAAGACCTGAGCGCACGCGCCGTGCAATACAACGCCCGCGCTTCGGTGGAGGATTTTGACGCCTGCATGGCGGAATACGCCGCGCTGGCCCAGCGAGCCAAGGCGCAGACGCCCGGCATTTACGACCTGCGCTACGGCATGAGCGCCGCCGAGCGCCTCGATCTGTTCCCGGCCAGCGCACAACCCGCCCCGCTGCTGATCTTTATTCATGGCGGCTATTGGCATTCACAGCGCAAAGAGGAAGCCTGTTCGATGGCCGCCGCGTTTGCTCGCCGCGGCGTGGCGGTCGCCACGCTGGAATACACGCTGGCGCCGGAAGCGACGCTCGCGGAAATCGTGCACGAGGTGCGCAGCGCCGTCGCCTGGCTCTATCATCACGGGGCCCCCTTCGGCATCGATCCTGCGCGCATTTTCGTCAGCGGCAGTTCGGCCGGCGGTCACCTGTGCGGCATGCTGATCGCCGACGGCTGGCAGCAACGCTATCGCCTGCCGCCCGACGCGATCAAAGGCGCGCTGGCGCTGAGCGGCCTCTACGATTTGCGCCCGCTGTGCGATATCTACATCAACGACTGGCTGCATCTGACGCCCGAACAGGCGCAAACCCTCAGCCCGCTGTTTCTGCTGCCGGAGAAAGACCATGCGCCGCAGATCCTGCTCGACGTCGGCCAGCGGGAAACCCAAGGTTTCAAAAACCAGACGCAGGCCTATTATGACGCCTGCCTGGCGCATGGCCTCGACGTCCAGCTGCTGGCCGACCGCCACTGCAATCACTTTACGCTGGTCAACGAGCTGGCGGATGCGGAAAGCGCGATGTTCCGGCAGGTGATGGCGATGATCGACGCAACGCAACGGTAG